The genomic segment CCTGAGCCTCCTGGAGGAGAAGCGGGGGGTCCAGCGGAAGTTCGAGTACGTCGGTGAGAAGCGGGTCATGCTCACCTACGAGGTCCCCCTCAACGAGATCGTGGTGGACTTCTACGACCGCCTCAAGTCCGTCAGCCGCGGCTACGCCTCCATGGACTACCACTTCCTGGGTTACCGGGAATCCGACCTGGTGCTCCTGGACATCCTGGTGAACGGCGAACCCGTGGACGCCCTCTCCGTCATCGTTCACCGGGACTTCGCCTACCGGCGCGGCCAGACGCTGGTCTCCCGCATGAAGGAGGTCATCCCCCGCCAGCTCTTCGAGGTGGCCATCCAGGCCGCCGTGGGGAACCGCATCATCGCCCGCGCCACCGTCAAACCGCTCCGGAAGAACGTCATCGCCAAGTGCTACGGCGGCGACATCACCCGCAAGCGCAAGCTCCTGGAGAAGCAGAAGGAAGGCAAGAAGCGCATGAAGCGCGTCGGCAAGGTGGAAATTCCCCAGGACGCCTTCCTGGCGATCCTCGACATCTCCAACGACTGACTCAACTCCAGTTTGCCGGCAGGTTCGCCCGCCAGGGGGACTCCCGCATCCGGACCAGTTCCTCGCGGAAGTCGATGCCGCGGTGGAACCGGGCCTGATCCAGGATGAAATCCCGGACGTCCAGCTTGAAGGCCCGGTCCACGGCGAAGAGCGCGTACCCGTCGTTCCACTCGAAGGCTGCACCCCGGGCCATCCGTGGCCGCAGCCAGTCGGCGGCGACACGCTTCATGCACGCCGCCACGTCGT from the Acidobacteriota bacterium genome contains:
- a CDS encoding transposase, with the protein product MLTTFRKDLIHLVLTVRSGSRIPPGEIRSQLAAVVAEGIRTCNGCAVAVASLDDHLHALLTLHGECGPDDVAACMKRVAADWLRPRMARGAAFEWNDGYALFAVDRAFKLDVRDFILDQARFHRGIDFREELVRMRESPWRANLPANWS